The genomic interval ttttttttttttctacaaacaTAAATGACTTTGGGTAGAAACTGGTGTCTCAAACAAATGATGAGCAAACATCTGTGTGCCACATGATGTGAACCAGACAGGCTTATGCAACGCATGCTTTTCAGCAGTCTCTTGTTTGAAGAGGTGGTTGTATGTGTAACTGTTGGGCATTAATTACTGGGGGTTTATTGCCCTCAAGATCCCTGGGCGGAGGCAGGATTTGCATTTTGGACTAATCAGAGGGTGCCTGAAGATGAGAGGGACTGCTTCACTGCTCCCAATGAGCGCACTGCTTCATTAGTATCCAGCAGCAACAGTCGTCACTAAGCATTCACAGTCTGTGTGTTGGGTAGCTGACTcccagaggaagagaggagattCTTAGCCATGCTACAAGCTTTTCCTCTGTACCCCTAAACAATAACCAGAACATTGCATTCAGTCTGGCAAGCTCCATATGTCCTAAATTAAACTGAGGCTTCATGTTCCCACACAGTGTCAATGACACTTGTGCTCCATACTTGCTGCACACTGACGTTATGGACTTTGAACTGAACATGCCACTGATGTTTAACTATCTGAACACCTCATTCTCCTCTGTATTCTCACAAAGATACAGTATTGTAACACAGTGTCTGGCTGTTTATATCCTTTAATACTTAACTATggttctttttatttgttggaCAGCACAGTAAACCAAGCAAAGTTGTCCACAAAATTAGAAACTGTTTCTACAATTAAGATCAAATGTAGAAGATGTTGCCGCCTTGACGGGGTATGTACTCTCTGAGTACTTCCAACAAAGGTTTGATAACAGCCGTttctcagaaaaacagtttgtcATCTAGAAACCAACAAAAgtatgtcactgtaggtcaAATGTTGCAACATGATGTTACACAATGAGAACTTTGACAAAGAAgttatttacaaaataattttGCTCCTTGATATAACTCCGCTTCTCAGTTTATGGCCAGATCCTCCCTTATATCAACATTATGCTATAATGTGCATGTCACAATCTCTAGTTAGTAATATAGCAGGGGCCCAGCGATCTGTGTTGTTGTGCCCAGAACCTCAATGGAAATAAGTCATGAAAACTTTTAGGGTTTTTATCCTGCGTCATGTTTCAGTTTTATGCATAAAGCTCTGTTTTGTATATCTTGTGGCGTATTTGCTCCCTAGTTGTAGTTTAACTCTGAAAAGTACATAAACCATTGTTTGAAGTGTGATACAAACGTGTGGATAATGTGGTTTCATGTTGtgttatctgtgtttgtttttcaggtaTTACACCAGACATTCCCTCAACACACATTCCTGATGAATGGGCTGATCCATGGTGTCAAGGTGAGACATCAGTATACACAAACAGGTTATTGTGCGGTGACACCATTCAAATGGACAAAAACACATTCCTCTCTGCATGTTAGCAACTTACTATCTCAATAGCAAACCATAtctttgtgtttaaaatgtaatgacttAGAGTTTTTAGTGCTACTGTTAACTAACATTCATCTTCAGCATGTCGATCTTGCTTTTATTTGCCCTTGGAACTTTAGTTGAGCATGTGTGCTCTTGCAGCGACGCCCTGCTTGTCAGCAATGCAGTTACATGTTAACACCTGCAAGCTGTCCAATAACCGTAGCAGGTTCCCCAGCTGCCTACAGAATGGCTAATGAACGCACGTAGAGGGCAAAGTGCCTCAAGTGCACCTTAATGGTATTTAGTCAGGGAAAGTGTCTAAAGATAGTTGGGGAGTACATGCTTGTGATTATTTTAGAGTTAATTTTTTGTTGTGCTGATTAAGTCTAGCCATAAGGCCAGTACCGTATATTATGTACATAGATTATAGTTATGTTGTGTACATTGCCCTCTCCCAAACCTGGCTGTGTTGACAGAATATGAGCATGAACTCAAATCACAGTCCCCGTGTATCTGAGTGGGAACTTCACTCAAGTTATCCATTTACTGCACTTCTCTGATACACCCACCTCCCTTTCTGTCCCACcgttctctctccatcttctccaggGTCTATTATCATTTCTGAGTGCTCCGCTGATTGGAGCGCTGTCAGACGTATGGGGACGCAAATCCTTCTTGCTGCTAACGGTCTTCTTCACGTGTGCACCAATTCCACTGATGAAGATCAGCCCATGGTGAGTGCAAAACACAGACAACTCTATTCAACTGTTCTTAATTTAGGTCAGATGTGAATTCTTGTCCTGTGCTGGCTGAAACTCCATATAATGTATTGCAATCTAATACAGCAAGAGAATACATCACCAAACATACCCATTAACAAGCGTAGAAACTTAACAATGGTAGGATTTATAATGTCAAAAGgtcatttttgtttgtctgtgttgacGAGCCGAACTCTCTTGATCTCTCAGGTGGTACTTTGCAGTCATCTCCATGTCCGGCGTCTTTGCCGTCACCTTCTCTGTGATCTTTGCCTATGTGGCCGATATCACGCAGGAGCATGAGAGGAGCACAGCATACGGTTTGGTAAGGAGATAGTTGATGGATTTATTTCATCACTGGATTTAAGATAATAACTGGCAATTTACAGATTTTAACCGTCTGTAACGTTAGTTTAGGACATTTTCTCTATCAAACATgaagtgaaaatatatatattgtgtcaATGAATCGCCCAAGCCCTGATAAACGCCTCAAGAAAGAATGATTGTCAGATATACCTGTATTTTTTTATCCCACAAAAGTCTAACTACATGAAAGTAAAGAtcaatcacttcctgttttgctcACCGTcagctctgcctctccctccatccagGTATCCGCAACCTTTGCGGCCAGCCTGGTTACCAGCCCGGCCATCGGAGCCTACCTGTCTGTGACCTACGGCGACACCTTGGTGGTGATCCTGGCCACAGCCATTGCCCTGCTCGACATCTGCTTCATCCTGGTGGCCGTGCCGGAGTCGCTGCCTGAGAAGATGAGGCCAGCATCATGGGGAGCACCAATCTCCTGGGAACAGGCAGACCCCTTCGCTGTGAGTAACAACAGAGCACTCTTTGTTGGTCATTCAGGCAATTATGAGCCAGTATTACTCACAGGTTTCTAAGAAAACAGCAGTTTTAtcagatatttgtgttttattggaataaaaacagtgtttggAAAGATAATAAATCAAGGTTTGGCTGTTTACTGGAAGCttttacttcacagtaaaatGGGTCtgtataattaatgttttcCATTATAGCAAAGAGCCTCATGCTGGGAACACTTGACACTGCAGCTGCAATTGATGTGCAAGGGCACAGTGCCCACAGGCAAATTATTTCAATCTCATAATACAATGAACACAATTCTTTCATTCAGTCATTAATTCCTGCATTGCAATGCAATGATGCATAATCATATTCCCTTATTTGTAATGATTGAATTTGAATAAGTGAGTAATGCTGTAGCTTCGGGGATGAATTGGTTCTTTATAATGAAAAGCAactgtagtttgttttgttgctgccTACATGTGTATATTGGCAGTGAAATGGATTAACAGGGTCCTGGAGTCTCCCTGTActctttaaattaaacaacTGGAGGCcagcaaagaaaacattctTTGGGTGTATCTTTAAAGGATAAGTTCACAGTTTTCAAGTCTGCATTAAACTTTACTCTCATGCCCGTATGTACATTGAAACAGATTTAGTTTGCTGTGATACTGGtcattaaacctttaaaaacaagCATTTGACAACAAGAAGGTCATGCATCCTGTTTGCAGTTTTTGGAgccaatataataataataataataataataataataataataataataataatgagctttatttgtatagcacctttcatacaagaattgcagcccaaagtgcttcacagcaaaaacataacaattagtacaaggacagaataagagcatttaattGTAGGTTAATTAATAGTCAATGTGTTATTATGAACATACTattgcatttttaattttacataTAAGGACACGTTACAAAAAATGTTTGTCTGCTGTAAGTTATAGCTCTCAAAGAAAATGAATCAttaaaaattagaatcagttggtcagacatttaaaaaatcgtGAGTCGGTGCATCTTTAGAATTTTGTATTACAAAAATATAAGTTTGGAAGATCTTCACATGACTGTTAACATATTCATAGTGGTTATGTCGGGGCTTTGGGCAGCAGAGGTGTCTCATTTAGGATTATTACATTGGGAGACACTTCTAAGTCAGTATTTCATAAATGCTACTAACGTTGCTCCTGTTTCAAATGATGTCGCTGTGCAACAAGTTAGATCGTTCTTTCTGTTCTCTCGGCCAGTCCCTACGTAAGGTGGGCCAGGACTCCACGGTGCTCCTCATCTGCatcacagtgtttctctcctACCTCCCCGAGGCCGGCCAGTACTCCAGCTTCTTCCTCTATCTCAGACAGGTAACACTTTGCTCTCCCTGCTCAGACTGGATTATACACACAAGTTATCCAAACACATCCTGTACACTTAACCCACCACATGTAATATGACCTACTCATCCAAATGTGACATCGAATTGTTATTTAGAGATTAAACTGCATTCACAGTGAACACCAACTGCTCTACGGTGTTTGACAGATAGCGGAAAGTAAAAATGGATTAATAACGGCGTGCTGTATTTGGCAGCGTTATACTTTAGCCATTTGTTTTGCTAATAAAAGGCTGAAACTGCTACTAAAAAAGCTCAGGGAATAATCTCAGTATAACTTCGGGGAAAGTTGCCCAACACACACTTTTGCTTAAATCACTTTAAGATTGGATCAGCAGGTTTGCTGAGCAGCCTGTTTCAACGTGTGAATAAGTAGAGCAAATTCATTAGGTGTCTCGGCAAAATGCGATCGCAGGAaaaccaaatgtattttaaaatcacaaGTAGCCAGAAATAGACAGTATGATCTGGAAGAAGCTGGCAGCTTCGAGATCAACTGACGAGATGTAATCTCCTTTTTCCAACTGCTGAAGTGAGGATTGTTGAGTTTGAGTAAACAGTGTCAGATGAACCAGTCGGGcgagactgacacacacacacacacacacacacattctctcctGCGACCATCTTGTAAAAGACAGCAAAGTAGCTCTGAAGCTCTGAGGCTAACATTACGCTACACACCTTCCTGTCCATTGCTATAAGTTATACACACATCGCACCAGCTGCCCTACACCTGAGGCTGCCTATATATAGGAGATAAAGGACAGCATATTTCACCTAAATACATGTTGTAAACGGCTTGCTGAGAAATGGGTCATGGCTTTGTGTGATTTTCTTGACACGTCCTAACTTGTGTTATCTGAACGCTCTCTCACCTTTAGGTCATAGGCTTCTCATCAGAGACGGTGGCGGCCTTTATCGCTGTTGTGGGGATCCTCTCAATAATAGCCcaggtaataaaaaaatacactttttggTGTAGAATTGCATGTAATATTGAGCAGTCATCTCCTCGTGTTTAGAGTTTTTAGTATTGTTAATCTTAAACCGTTTGGTCTATAACATGGCAGAAATGAGAGCCTCCTTAGAGGTTTCTTTTATGACCTGTGTGCCGTGTTTCTGCAGACGGTGGTGTTGGGGATCCTGATGCGCTCCATAGGGAATAAGAACACAATCCTGCTCGGACTCGGCTTCCAGATCCTCCAGCTGGCGTGGTACGGCTTCGGCTCTCAGCCCTGGTCAGTAATCTCAAACGTGCACACCTTTCCTCTACATTGATtcaaaaagacagacacacaataagAACCACAAATTCATTAAGAAATATAGTTTGGTCCTAGCTCCATCTGCACCACTTGTATCCATGGAGCTCAGGTTCAAAGGTGAATATAATGAAAGcaagaaaaggaaggaagttTGTctattgttgttgtaataccCTGACACACCACCAGAGGGAAGCATATCCATAGGCACCAGCTGTTAACTGAGACTCAATGTAGTGTAGTAAGTTGAAAGACTTTGTGTGACTAAAGtcaaattattttcttaatatgTGCGTGGCCATTACAATCTGAGAATCAGTGTCTTCCAAAacaagatttttatttttaaacaaaaagcagcagTACAGCCAATGTGTCTTGTGATCAAATTATGATTTTACAAAACATCccctgcacatacacacaggccaCACTAAGTTTCACTTCTCTTGAAGTGAGATCTTAACAACTGCGTCAGTTTCTCTTGTTGTTTTGACCTGGAGGGGAAGTCAGAGTGACCCATAATATCTATTGAttctaaaagaaaacattcacaaCATGTCTCCTTGtggctcctctctgctttgGTCAATACTCAGgaaattaagttaaataaagGTCAAGTTGTTCCACGGtcacacaacaaaaaaactgtTTCCATAACTTCTAGTGTCTACCTCTGGGattactatttaaaaaatgaccaGAACTCTAAAAGCAGGTTGATTGAAATACAAATCTTTGTCCTGGTTTTTCATAAATAggaagtaaatgtatttataaaatgagCTTTGGTAGAACAGCATTGTTTCACAATTTATTCAGATAAGTTTAACCATGAAAGGTGTAACAACCTTTTAACTCAACTTCAAGGACATTTATAAATCCAATTCTTGCAaggttaaataaagttttatttgtatcCTTAACAATTGTGTGTTGTAGGATGATGTGGGCTGCTGGAGCTCTTGCAGCCATGTCCAGCATCACTTTCCCTGCCATCAGCGCCATCGTGTCCCGTAATGCAGACCCCGACCAACAAGGTTAGTCACTCAACTGGTAACATCTCTTTGCCctcgtcttttctttttttttttacttgacaaCAAACAGTAATTCTCATTCTGATTAGCCACTGAAATGTAGCATCTATTAGAGATTTTGCTGACAgcgttgtgtgtgtctgcctgtagGTGTTGTCCAGGGGATGATTACTGGAATTCGGGGCCTCTGTAACGGTTTGGGCCCTGCTCTTTACGGGTTTGTCTTCTACTTGTTCCACGTGGAACTGACCGACACAGACGGCGCTGAGAAAGGTGCCAAACCCAACATGGCCAACCCCACAGATGAGGTAATACAGTTACACAATACCCATAATAAGTTGTGGTGTGGTAGCTGTTGACTGTTGCcctaaaatcaaaaatacatatttttcctcttacctgtaccgaatataatggaactataTGACGAGTGTCATATACTcggcttgtggagctcaaagtgCCCAGAAATCATGACTCCActgaccttgttgtgagcagttttgTGTAGGGACTATTTTCTTATCGAGCTACACCCGCCAACTGCATCACAGCTCTGTAGGCAGCGTGCATTTAatcatggacgagaggctcatGCTCACTCGTTGATGGGTGTAGTtgggtagaaagaaaatagtttctaCATCAAACATGAGACAAACTAAAGAAAATGATTCCCTCTCTCTTCAGAGTGCCATCATCCCAGGTCCTCCCTTCCTGTTTGGTGCATGCTCAGTGCTGCTGTCCCTGCTGGTGGCCCTGTTTATCCCAGAGCACACGGGGCCCGGCGCGAGGCCCGGCGCCTATAAGAAGCACAGCAACGGGGCACAGAGTCACTCCCACAGCCCTCAAGGCAGCGGGGCCGAGGGCAAGGAGCCGCTTCTGGAGGACAGCAGCGTATAACCACAGCTAAGGGGGGCAGACAGCGCTCCAACCCAACACCCCCGCACACATGGACAGCTACACACATTTTaccacatggacacacactcacctcagGCACACATCAGACTCAAGTGCCACGAAGAGATGTTTGTGTCCACGGCACAAAAGTGGGCACTCCTTCCTGAGCAgcccttttttcattttttttaagcaGGGTATTGTGAGGACTTTCTAAAGGCCCTGTATAAAGAGAGTGTGttgaggatttatttttttgggcTGCAGTggaaaggtgtgtgtgacttggCTGAGCTGAACTCTAATCCTTGGTTTCTATTAAAGCAGTAACGGAGAGCAAACAACAGCTTTCCTCCCCTCCTGGTGCAAAACCAACCAAAGTGATTTGGTTTAGGAGTGAGAGTGGGGTCGATCTCAAATGTCACTAAAATCCCTGTGTGATTCTTCATATTTCTCTGTAGCCAGTGAAGTGGcaactttgtc from Cottoperca gobio chromosome 17, fCotGob3.1, whole genome shotgun sequence carries:
- the mfsd14a2 gene encoding MFSD14 family MFS transporter, translating into MTGEKKKKKRLNRSILLAKKIIIKDGGSPQGIGEPSVYHAVVVIFLEFFAWGLLTTPMLTVLHQTFPQHTFLMNGLIHGVKGLLSFLSAPLIGALSDVWGRKSFLLLTVFFTCAPIPLMKISPWWYFAVISMSGVFAVTFSVIFAYVADITQEHERSTAYGLVSATFAASLVTSPAIGAYLSVTYGDTLVVILATAIALLDICFILVAVPESLPEKMRPASWGAPISWEQADPFASLRKVGQDSTVLLICITVFLSYLPEAGQYSSFFLYLRQVIGFSSETVAAFIAVVGILSIIAQTVVLGILMRSIGNKNTILLGLGFQILQLAWYGFGSQPWMMWAAGALAAMSSITFPAISAIVSRNADPDQQGVVQGMITGIRGLCNGLGPALYGFVFYLFHVELTDTDGAEKGAKPNMANPTDESAIIPGPPFLFGACSVLLSLLVALFIPEHTGPGARPGAYKKHSNGAQSHSHSPQGSGAEGKEPLLEDSSV